A single Drosophila ananassae strain 14024-0371.13 chromosome 3L, ASM1763931v2, whole genome shotgun sequence DNA region contains:
- the LOC6495334 gene encoding glutathione S-transferase theta-1: MSKSIKYYYDFLSQPSRALWIGMKLSKTPFEDCPVALRKQEQLTDEYKTINRFQKVPAIVDGNFQLGESVSIVRYLSDKGLFSEQLYPKSVEGRARVDEFLEWQHLNVRLVCSLLFRSAWLLPAKGLAPPPKPEVVQKLIKDVEANLGLVERIWLEKDFLIGDKLTVADIFGASEINQMKLCQYNVSEKKFPKVAKWLERVRDATNPYHDEAHAFVYKASKQKASAKI; the protein is encoded by the exons ATGTCCAAGAGCATTAAGTACTACTACGATTTTCTATCCCAGCCATCCCGTGCGCTGTGGATTGGAATGAAATTGAGCAAGACTCCTTTCGAGGATTGTCCCGTGGCCCTAAGAAAAC AGGAGCAACTTACCGACGAGTACAAGACAATAAATCGCTTCCAGAAAGTGCCAGCCATTGTGGATGGCAATTTCCAGCTTGGCGAGAGTGTTTCCATTGTGCG TTATCTGTCAGACAAAGGTCTCTTCAGCGAACAGCTGTACCCAAAATCCGTAGAAGGCCGCGCCCGTGTGGATGAGTTTCTGGAGTGGCAGCACCTCAATGTCCGCCTGGTATGCTCCTTGCTCTTCCGAAGTGCCTGGCTCTTACCTGCCAAGGGATTGGCTCCACCACCAAAGCCTGAGGTGGTTCAAAAGCTAATCAAGGACGTGGAAGCCAATTTGGGTCTAGTGGAGCGAATCTGGCTGGAGAAAGACTTCCTAATTGGCGATAAACTGACTGTGGCTGATATCTTTGGAGCTTCCGAAATCAACCAAATGA aaCTCTGCCAATATAATGTGAGCGAGAAGAAATTCCCTAAGGTGGCCAAATGGCTTGAACGTGTCCGGGACGCCACCAATCCTTACCATGATGAAGCCCATGCATTCGTCTATAAAGCCTCCAAGCAGAAAgccagtgccaaaatttag